The following are from one region of the Silene latifolia isolate original U9 population chromosome 9, ASM4854445v1, whole genome shotgun sequence genome:
- the LOC141599592 gene encoding F-box protein CPR1-like, which translates to MWNNLPTEISNNILHRLPVKTLIKCTILSKSFLSSITSHDFISDHIAQHNNSHLLLRYFTHDKQEMYHLDPDDDTFSGFQTQGLLVPFLAYPKQCFTVVGCINGVLCLVNDLLMEGTLIILWNPSIRKFVHVPRPILVFNLIGAYTSVCGFGFDPISDDYKVVRLVEQDTDDGFSSQTLVEVYSLKSECWRVIDKGPCYDIKDSRCGYTPRFINGSVYWLGKPYVAPYNETVLLKFDMSTESFETIQLPGDLKLSEFRFTQDLYVQENKGILTLLKSNYDDGNNTFSAWILKEDGVVKSWKKIFDFDIAKLPHARALALAFSFYINFDISKLSLHGRPLAFSFRKKGEVIMVKSGRDGYPKEESEIVSIDPVTQSGTTVREINADRNLFYLSTYVESMVLFKEGKGIEEQNTKLDLFPRNKPHSSVLHSSSSSGEHLAS; encoded by the coding sequence ATGTGGAATAATTTGCCTACTGAAATTAGTAATAACATCTTACATAGATTGCCTGTGAAAACCCTAATTAAATGCACTATTTTGTCCAAATCATTCCTATCTTCAATCACTAGTCATGATTTTATCTCCGATCATATTGCACAACACAACAATTCCCATTTGTTACTTCGTTATTTTACCCACGACAAGCAAGAAATGTACCATCTTGACCCTGATGACGATACTTTTTCCGGTTTCCAAACTCAAGGCTTGCTTGTCCCCTTCCTTGCTTATCCTAAACAGTGCTTTACTGTCGTGGGTTGCATAAACGGTGTTCTTTGCTTGGTTAATGATTTGCTAATGGAGGGTACTCTTATTATTCTTTGGAATCCCTCTATTAGGAAGTTTGTTCACGTTCCGCGCCCTATATTAGTATTTAATCTTATAGGTGCGTATACGTCTGTTTGTGGGTTCGGGTTTGATCCTATTTCCGATGATTATAAGGTGGTTCGACTTGTAGAACAGGATACTGATGATGGGTTTAGCTCCCAAACGCTGGTGGAGGTCTATAGTTTGAAATCTGAGTGCTGGAGGGTTATCGATAAGGGTCCTTGCTACGATATTAAAGATAGCCGCTGCGGGTATACCCCTCGTTTCATTAATGGCTCTGTTTATTGGCTTGGAAAGCCTTATGTGGCTCCATATAATGAAACTGTGCTCCTCAAATTCGACATGTCTACAGAGAGTTTTGAGACCATACAACTGCCGGGAGACTTAAAATTGAGCGAGTTTAGATTTACTCAGGATTTGTATGTTCAGGAGAATAAGGGAATATTGACTTTGCTGAAGAGTAACTACGATGATGGAAACAACACTTTTAGCGCATGGATACTGAAAGAAGATGGGGTTGTTAAATCTTGGAAAAAGATTTTTGATTTTGATATTGCTAAGTTACCACATGCCAgggctttggctttggcttttagtttttatattaatttTGATATTTCTAAGTTAAGTCTACATGGCAGGCCTTTGGCGTTTAGTTTTAGAAAAAAGGGTGAAGTTATCATGGTGAAGAGTGGTCGTGATGGTTATCCAAAAGAGGAGAGTGAGATTGTTTCAATTGATCCAGTAACTCAAAGTGGGACAACAGTAAGAGAGATAAACGCAGatcgtaatttattttacttgTCTACTTATGTAGAGAGCATGGTGTTGTTTAAGGAAGGGaaaggaattgaagaacaaaacaCAAAGTTGGATTTGTTCCCGAGGAACAAACCACACAGTTCGGTTTTGCATAGCTCCTCCTCATCTGGTGAGCATTTGGCGAGCTAA